In one Sphingobium indicum B90A genomic region, the following are encoded:
- a CDS encoding TrbC/VirB2 family protein, with the protein MTAITAHPGGRPQWARLLLRVIGVMALALLVSMLLSDPAHAQGADGITSMAENIKTWLTGTFAKTIAVIAVVIVGFMFFTGRASLGLLVTVIVGIFIVFSAQWIVDTITGGA; encoded by the coding sequence ATGACAGCAATCACCGCCCACCCGGGCGGACGGCCCCAATGGGCGCGACTTCTGCTGCGCGTCATCGGCGTGATGGCATTGGCGCTGCTTGTCTCGATGCTGCTGAGCGATCCTGCACACGCGCAAGGTGCCGACGGCATCACGTCCATGGCGGAGAACATCAAGACCTGGCTCACCGGGACCTTCGCCAAGACCATCGCGGTGATCGCGGTCGTGATCGTTGGGTTCATGTTTTTCACCGGGCGCGCCAGCCTCGGCCTTCTGGTGACGGTCATCGTTGGCATCTTCATCGTCTTCAGTGCGCAGTGGATCGTCGACACCATCACAGGTGGTGCGTGA
- a CDS encoding VirB3 family type IV secretion system protein, producing the protein MKESAALDERLREETLFLAVTRPTMWLGVPLEASLPIALAACLTLIVSGNPLYAGAIGGACLAVARLIVRHDANAFRLLWLWTMTKARSRNRAWWGGSSYSPLPVAGLKRKGFARG; encoded by the coding sequence GTGAAGGAGAGCGCCGCCCTGGACGAGCGGCTGCGCGAGGAGACGCTGTTCCTGGCGGTCACGCGGCCGACGATGTGGCTCGGCGTGCCGCTCGAAGCCTCGTTGCCGATCGCGCTTGCCGCCTGTCTCACTTTGATCGTCAGCGGCAACCCGCTCTATGCCGGCGCCATCGGAGGCGCCTGTCTTGCCGTGGCGCGGCTCATCGTGCGGCACGATGCCAATGCCTTCCGGCTGCTGTGGCTGTGGACCATGACCAAGGCGCGCAGCCGGAACCGCGCCTGGTGGGGCGGCAGTTCCTATTCGCCGCTCCCGGTTGCCGGGCTGAAACGCAAGGGCTTTGCGCGTGGCTAG
- a CDS encoding TrbJ/VirB5 family protein: MGKGIYAALGAIALGMAGPAVAQGIPVYDSSGYLQALATVKNTLSMIDQGKEQIAEAKQLYGSFNQVTDVNGIASSLSTDAMRHLLPREARDISRLMSSDNASLGSLGSSATRIRDANRIALPELRPGASAYERASRDNLLRNGDLAARDAAIAEAAYGVSAQRTAGLEELRTSLDTASDAKQVMDIQARVGVENAHIQNDALQLQALRMRQEADVQLRSQRESEAILATKLESLSQ; the protein is encoded by the coding sequence ATGGGTAAGGGCATATACGCAGCACTTGGCGCCATCGCCCTTGGAATGGCGGGGCCTGCAGTCGCGCAAGGTATCCCCGTCTACGACAGCTCCGGCTATCTGCAGGCGCTGGCCACGGTGAAGAACACCCTGTCGATGATCGATCAGGGGAAGGAGCAGATCGCAGAAGCGAAGCAGCTCTATGGCAGCTTCAACCAGGTCACCGACGTCAACGGCATCGCATCATCTCTTTCCACCGATGCCATGCGCCACCTTCTGCCGCGGGAGGCCCGTGACATCAGCCGGCTGATGTCGTCGGACAATGCCAGCCTGGGCTCGCTCGGGAGCTCCGCGACCCGTATCCGGGACGCCAACCGTATCGCTTTGCCGGAATTGCGACCAGGTGCGTCGGCGTATGAGCGCGCTTCCCGCGACAACCTCTTGCGGAACGGCGACCTCGCAGCGCGCGATGCCGCGATCGCGGAGGCGGCCTATGGCGTGTCGGCCCAGCGTACCGCCGGGCTCGAAGAACTGAGAACCTCGCTGGATACGGCTTCGGACGCCAAGCAGGTCATGGATATCCAGGCGAGGGTAGGGGTCGAGAATGCCCATATCCAGAACGACGCCTTGCAATTGCAGGCGCTGCGAATGCGGCAAGAAGCAGACGTCCAGTTGCGATCACAGCGCGAAAGCGAAGCGATACTGGCGACGAAGCTAGAAAGCTTGTCGCAATGA
- a CDS encoding acyl-homoserine-lactone synthase, with protein sequence MHIGTGFSQAMEHRLFRSMFEERKRVFVDLLRWDVPVIAGRYEIDQFDNDRAVYIVVTGDDGEHRASARLLPTTHEHILGTIFPDLCEEAPPRGSAILEITRFCLARKLRARERLELRNQLVTALVEYALANQIHSFTGVAEWPWFQQILGFGWTCRPLGLPTSEQGRSLVALQIDVDDRTREQLRASGIFRPVGLADLPAAA encoded by the coding sequence ATGCACATCGGGACCGGCTTTTCGCAAGCCATGGAACACCGCCTGTTTCGCTCCATGTTCGAGGAGCGCAAGCGGGTCTTCGTCGATCTTCTTCGCTGGGACGTTCCGGTCATCGCCGGTCGCTACGAGATCGATCAGTTCGACAATGATCGCGCCGTCTACATCGTTGTTACCGGGGACGACGGGGAACACCGGGCCTCCGCACGGCTTCTGCCGACCACGCACGAGCATATTCTCGGCACGATCTTCCCGGATCTTTGCGAGGAAGCGCCGCCGCGCGGCAGTGCTATCCTGGAAATCACCCGCTTTTGCCTTGCGCGAAAATTGCGCGCCCGGGAGCGTCTCGAGCTGCGCAATCAGCTGGTCACCGCGCTCGTCGAATATGCCCTCGCCAACCAGATCCACAGCTTCACCGGGGTCGCCGAGTGGCCGTGGTTCCAGCAGATCCTGGGTTTCGGCTGGACTTGCCGACCATTGGGTCTTCCCACGTCCGAGCAAGGGCGAAGTCTCGTCGCCTTGCAAATCGATGTGGACGACCGAACGCGCGAGCAGCTGCGCGCGAGCGGCATTTTCCGCCCTGTCGGCCTTGCCGATCTTCCCGCCGCAGCATGA
- a CDS encoding lytic transglycosylase domain-containing protein: MILDVATLLSLAGACAPTVAPETLISIVHTESRFNSLAIGVNSPGVRAPKPATKAQAIAAARSLIGRGYNIDLGLGQINSANLGWLGLSVENAFEPCSNLAAAARVLATNYQAVARLAPSRDHAIATALSMYNTGDRQRGFRNGYVARVYASASAVIPLIRGTAPVAAAPAIPQSLPTFAPPPDTPVSPPAAAGWNTAARASQASLMVFGDGAASQKGQHP; this comes from the coding sequence ATGATCCTCGATGTCGCCACCCTTCTTTCGCTTGCAGGAGCTTGCGCACCGACGGTGGCGCCTGAGACGCTCATTTCGATCGTCCACACGGAGAGCCGGTTCAACAGTCTCGCAATCGGGGTCAATAGTCCCGGCGTGCGCGCGCCAAAGCCCGCGACCAAGGCGCAGGCAATCGCTGCGGCGCGCAGCCTGATTGGTCGAGGCTACAACATCGATCTCGGCCTGGGACAGATTAACAGCGCCAATCTCGGCTGGCTGGGGCTTTCGGTCGAAAATGCGTTCGAACCCTGCTCCAATCTGGCCGCCGCCGCGCGTGTCCTCGCGACCAACTACCAGGCGGTCGCGCGCCTTGCCCCGAGCCGGGATCATGCGATCGCGACCGCCCTGTCGATGTACAATACCGGCGACCGGCAGCGCGGCTTTCGCAATGGCTATGTCGCCAGGGTCTATGCCAGCGCGTCGGCCGTCATTCCGCTGATCCGTGGCACGGCGCCGGTGGCTGCCGCACCAGCGATTCCTCAATCTCTGCCCACCTTCGCTCCGCCACCCGACACCCCTGTTTCGCCACCGGCCGCAGCTGGGTGGAATACAGCGGCGAGGGCGAGCCAGGCCTCGCTCATGGTGTTCGGCGACGGGGCCGCATCTCAGAAAGGACAGCATCCATGA
- a CDS encoding methyltransferase family protein, producing the protein MTHADYGYGLWGLALVNAAVFILFAFSFFKPATKRDWRSLGAFSAFIIALFAEMYGFPLTIFVLSGWLQSYFPAVDWWSHDAGHLLEMMFGWRVNPHYGPFHIASFVLIGVGYWLISVAWTALHLSQRKHQLALTGIYARIRHPQYVGFILVMLGFLLQWPTLLTLAMFPVLVVMYIRLARHEEKEALANFGEVYRDYMARVPGFIPNLTIHSRRRRPWRSLTGMADVIAGKVNADVLTGLIIRTSLPDLTAHYCSNPGSTAQSSWEGKFALHGQIRCGADARH; encoded by the coding sequence ATGACGCACGCCGACTATGGCTATGGTCTGTGGGGGCTCGCGCTGGTTAACGCCGCCGTTTTCATCCTCTTTGCGTTCAGCTTCTTCAAGCCGGCAACTAAACGAGACTGGCGCAGTTTGGGGGCGTTCAGCGCTTTCATCATAGCGCTCTTCGCGGAAATGTATGGCTTCCCGCTCACGATCTTCGTGCTTTCGGGGTGGCTCCAGTCGTATTTCCCCGCTGTCGACTGGTGGAGCCACGATGCTGGACATCTCCTGGAGATGATGTTCGGCTGGCGAGTTAATCCCCATTACGGTCCATTCCACATCGCCAGCTTTGTGCTGATCGGCGTGGGTTACTGGCTGATCTCGGTTGCATGGACGGCCCTTCACTTGAGTCAGCGCAAACACCAATTGGCCCTTACTGGGATTTATGCCCGGATCCGGCACCCGCAATATGTCGGCTTCATTCTCGTCATGCTCGGCTTTTTGCTACAATGGCCGACCCTTTTGACCCTTGCTATGTTTCCGGTGCTCGTCGTGATGTATATTCGGCTGGCTCGGCATGAGGAAAAGGAGGCGCTAGCCAACTTCGGCGAGGTTTACCGCGATTATATGGCTCGCGTGCCCGGCTTCATTCCGAATCTGACAATCCATTCGCGTCGAAGAAGGCCATGGCGATCCTTGACGGGAATGGCTGATGTAATTGCCGGCAAGGTCAATGCTGACGTTCTGACTGGCCTTATTATTCGGACATCGTTACCCGACCTCACAGCACACTACTGCAGCAATCCCGGTTCGACTGCGCAATCATCTTGGGAGGGCAAGTTCGCCTTGCACGGGCAGATTCGGTGTGGAGCTGATGCCCGGCACTAG
- a CDS encoding LuxR family transcriptional regulator, protein MSDLMAEITKAMGFRHYALVHHVDLKPAVRSVHIVDYPQDWVERFQARRLYASDPIHRASHRTNVGFAWSAVQSIISLTAADRSILAEAYEAGLGDGFTVPAHIPGELNGSCSFAMAAGEMLDHRQLPFVQLVGSFAFEAARKISRIHAPQSECPSLTERQAECVALVARGKTDWEISQILGIGQETVIQHVKDARDRYGVTKRTLLAIRALFEGQISFADVFGR, encoded by the coding sequence TTGTCTGACCTGATGGCCGAAATCACGAAGGCCATGGGCTTTCGGCACTATGCCCTGGTCCATCATGTCGACCTGAAGCCTGCGGTTCGCTCGGTCCACATCGTCGACTATCCGCAAGACTGGGTGGAGCGCTTCCAGGCGAGACGCCTCTATGCGAGCGACCCGATCCACCGCGCCAGCCATCGCACCAATGTGGGCTTTGCCTGGTCGGCGGTTCAGTCGATCATCTCTCTGACGGCCGCCGATCGCTCGATCCTGGCAGAAGCCTACGAGGCCGGGCTGGGCGACGGCTTCACCGTTCCGGCCCATATTCCTGGCGAGCTCAATGGATCCTGTTCCTTCGCGATGGCGGCGGGCGAGATGCTCGACCATCGGCAGCTGCCGTTCGTGCAGCTCGTCGGCAGCTTCGCGTTCGAAGCGGCACGCAAGATTTCCCGGATCCACGCGCCGCAATCCGAATGCCCGAGCCTGACCGAAAGGCAGGCCGAATGCGTGGCGCTGGTCGCGCGGGGCAAGACCGATTGGGAGATCAGCCAGATCCTCGGCATCGGCCAGGAAACGGTGATCCAGCATGTGAAGGATGCGCGCGACCGCTATGGCGTCACCAAGCGCACCCTCCTCGCCATTCGCGCCTTGTTCGAAGGGCAAATCAGCTTTGCCGATGTGTTCGGCCGATGA
- a CDS encoding phytanoyl-CoA dioxygenase family protein: MATIARRGVSAATKADENLRQHGFCILRDVESRSRIEEINRSLHPRFAATPFCQGGFYGPRTKRFGGLLKRAPTVESLVQNPAVMRLVHAILEPWCDTVQLNLTQALELHPGAPAQFPHRDQDMWRGPTGELEYLVNVMWPISPFKAENGATLVWPGSHNGGQGDDGAEPVAIEADPGSAIIFLGSTLHGAGANRSNAVRRGIIVSYCLGWLKPYENQWLTYPPEVASAFYPELAALVGYQQHRPNLGNYDGQCPSILLGGDPPDHLAAIDALRPDQEGALSEFLRQQTDQLPPRLGGLPKSSAVGTKER; the protein is encoded by the coding sequence ATGGCCACGATCGCACGGCGCGGCGTCTCCGCCGCGACCAAAGCCGACGAAAATCTGCGGCAGCACGGCTTCTGCATCCTGCGGGATGTCGAGTCTCGGTCACGCATCGAGGAGATCAATCGATCCCTCCATCCGCGTTTTGCCGCCACGCCTTTCTGCCAGGGCGGATTCTACGGCCCTCGGACAAAACGCTTCGGTGGCCTGCTGAAGCGCGCGCCGACGGTTGAAAGTCTTGTCCAAAACCCTGCCGTCATGCGCCTCGTCCACGCTATCCTCGAGCCCTGGTGCGACACGGTCCAGCTCAACCTCACGCAAGCGCTCGAGCTGCACCCGGGGGCGCCAGCGCAATTTCCGCACCGGGATCAGGACATGTGGCGCGGTCCGACCGGCGAGCTCGAATATCTCGTCAACGTCATGTGGCCGATTTCGCCGTTCAAGGCCGAAAATGGGGCGACGCTGGTCTGGCCGGGGAGCCACAATGGCGGGCAGGGCGACGACGGCGCGGAGCCGGTCGCCATCGAAGCGGATCCGGGATCGGCGATCATATTCCTGGGATCGACCCTCCATGGCGCCGGCGCGAATCGTTCAAACGCGGTGCGCCGAGGCATCATCGTCAGCTACTGCCTCGGCTGGCTGAAGCCCTATGAGAACCAGTGGCTGACCTATCCGCCCGAGGTGGCCAGCGCATTCTATCCCGAGCTTGCCGCGCTGGTCGGCTACCAGCAGCACCGCCCCAATCTCGGCAATTATGACGGGCAGTGCCCGTCCATCCTGCTCGGCGGCGATCCGCCAGACCATCTCGCCGCAATCGATGCTCTCCGGCCCGACCAGGAAGGCGCTCTGTCCGAATTCCTGCGGCAGCAAACCGATCAACTCCCCCCCCGGCTAGGGGGATTGCCGAAATCGAGCGCGGTCGGAACAAAAGAGAGGTGA
- a CDS encoding VirB4 family type IV secretion/conjugal transfer ATPase produces the protein MASAAAQLPPRKTPWRILRQEAEPGRYLPYVRHVTSEVIALDSGDLMMMFRLEGLAFETADPIHLNDWHEKLNGTWRNIADDRLALWTHIVRRPVDDYPEGQFRSDFAADLDEKYRARVTAKRMFVNEHYLTLIMRPAVGSADRTGLLLKRIAKARAADEEVDPDELARFEEKARDIEKLLRRCSPARLALYEQNGLLFSRPLEVLEQVMMGAKAKVPLVRGHLGSALYGERVIFGRETVEIRAHDASRWLGIFGIREYPALTRPGQMNALLGQDFAFVVSQSFTFMGKARAAERLRRRQNQMASTEDAAASQALDLEDAADDLQSNRFVLGEHHFSLGVFAESQRRLADNLSAARAALADAGLVSAREGPALEAAFWAQLPGNFAWRARPAAITSRNFAALAPFHTYPAGRPSGNHWGPAIALMKTAAQSPYYFNFHVGDLGHTLIIGPSGAGKTVVQNFLMAQLEKTGAQQIFIDKDRGAEIYVRSAGGIYLTLKNGEPTGFAPLRALEYGPRNLVFLGRLIRQLVTPPGGTLGVTQERMIDEGLASLGRLAPENRSILALRQLLGQRDPEGIGARLEKWSRGGSLGWVFDNEIDALSLDAPFLGFDMTDFLDNPEVRTPIMMYMFHRIDGLLDGRRLVIDIDEFWKALGDDAFRAFAQDGLKTYRKQNAFLVFGTQSPADALRSDISHSIMEQVATKILLPNPYGRETDYIDGLGLTQAEFKLVRHDLNPESRRFLIKQGHDSIVVELDLGGLSDELAVLSGTTETVTLLDAIRADVGDDPAKWLALFHQQRRSASIRKG, from the coding sequence GTGGCTAGCGCGGCTGCCCAGCTTCCGCCGCGCAAGACGCCGTGGCGCATATTGCGGCAAGAGGCCGAGCCGGGTCGCTATCTGCCCTACGTGCGCCACGTGACATCGGAGGTGATCGCGCTCGATAGCGGCGACCTCATGATGATGTTCCGCCTTGAAGGGCTTGCGTTCGAGACCGCGGATCCGATCCACCTCAATGACTGGCACGAGAAGCTCAACGGCACCTGGCGCAACATTGCCGACGATCGGCTCGCGCTCTGGACGCACATCGTTCGCCGCCCGGTCGATGACTATCCCGAAGGCCAATTCCGCTCGGACTTCGCGGCCGATCTGGACGAAAAATATCGCGCGCGGGTGACTGCCAAGCGCATGTTCGTCAACGAGCATTATCTGACGCTGATCATGCGGCCGGCGGTCGGCTCGGCCGATCGGACCGGGCTTCTCCTCAAGCGCATCGCCAAGGCCAGGGCGGCCGATGAGGAAGTCGACCCCGACGAGTTGGCCCGCTTCGAGGAGAAGGCGCGCGATATCGAAAAGCTGCTTCGGCGGTGCAGCCCCGCGCGGCTCGCTCTTTATGAGCAGAATGGCCTCCTATTCTCCAGGCCGCTCGAAGTGCTCGAGCAAGTCATGATGGGCGCAAAGGCCAAGGTCCCGCTGGTCCGAGGCCATCTTGGATCAGCCCTCTACGGCGAGCGGGTGATCTTCGGACGCGAGACGGTCGAGATCCGCGCCCATGATGCGAGCCGCTGGTTGGGCATTTTCGGCATCCGGGAATATCCCGCGCTCACCCGTCCCGGTCAGATGAACGCTCTGCTCGGCCAGGATTTCGCGTTCGTCGTCTCGCAGTCCTTCACCTTCATGGGGAAGGCGCGCGCAGCCGAAAGGCTGCGCCGGCGACAGAACCAGATGGCTTCGACCGAGGACGCGGCAGCAAGCCAGGCGCTCGACCTCGAAGACGCCGCCGACGATCTTCAAAGCAATCGGTTCGTCCTTGGCGAACATCATTTCTCGCTTGGGGTGTTTGCCGAAAGCCAGAGGCGACTCGCCGATAATCTGTCGGCCGCGCGGGCGGCGCTCGCGGACGCTGGTTTGGTATCAGCGAGGGAAGGGCCGGCGCTCGAAGCAGCCTTCTGGGCTCAGCTTCCCGGTAACTTCGCGTGGCGGGCGCGGCCGGCGGCAATCACATCGCGGAATTTCGCCGCATTGGCACCTTTTCATACCTACCCCGCAGGCCGGCCGAGCGGAAATCATTGGGGTCCGGCGATCGCGCTGATGAAAACGGCCGCGCAATCGCCCTACTATTTCAACTTCCATGTCGGGGATCTCGGCCACACGCTCATCATCGGTCCCTCGGGCGCGGGCAAAACGGTCGTTCAGAACTTCCTGATGGCGCAGCTCGAGAAGACGGGCGCGCAGCAGATCTTCATCGACAAGGATCGCGGCGCCGAGATCTACGTGCGGTCTGCTGGCGGGATCTATCTGACGCTGAAGAACGGGGAGCCAACCGGCTTCGCGCCGCTGCGGGCGCTCGAATATGGGCCGCGCAACCTCGTCTTTCTCGGTCGTCTGATCCGGCAGCTGGTGACGCCGCCCGGCGGCACGCTGGGCGTCACCCAGGAGCGCATGATCGACGAAGGCTTGGCGTCGCTCGGGCGGCTCGCACCGGAGAACCGATCCATTCTGGCCCTGCGCCAGCTGCTCGGCCAGCGCGATCCGGAAGGCATCGGCGCTCGGCTTGAGAAATGGTCGCGAGGCGGATCGCTGGGTTGGGTGTTCGACAACGAGATCGATGCTTTGTCGCTCGATGCGCCGTTCCTCGGCTTCGACATGACCGACTTCCTCGACAATCCGGAAGTTCGCACGCCGATCATGATGTACATGTTCCATCGCATCGACGGCCTTCTGGATGGCCGACGACTGGTGATCGACATCGATGAGTTCTGGAAGGCGCTGGGTGATGACGCTTTCCGCGCCTTTGCCCAGGATGGCCTGAAGACCTACCGCAAGCAGAACGCCTTCCTGGTTTTCGGCACGCAGAGCCCGGCCGATGCGCTGCGCTCGGATATCTCGCACAGTATCATGGAGCAGGTCGCGACCAAGATCCTGCTGCCCAACCCCTATGGGCGTGAAACGGATTATATCGACGGGCTGGGCCTGACCCAGGCGGAATTCAAGCTCGTCCGTCACGACCTGAACCCGGAATCTCGCCGCTTCCTCATCAAGCAGGGTCATGACTCGATCGTGGTGGAACTGGACCTGGGCGGCCTCTCCGACGAGCTCGCGGTGCTCTCGGGCACCACGGAAACCGTGACGCTCCTCGATGCCATTCGCGCTGATGTCGGCGACGACCCGGCGAAATGGTTGGCTCTTTTTCACCAGCAGCGTCGGTCTGCATCGATCAGGAAAGGATGA
- a CDS encoding helix-turn-helix transcriptional regulator, whose product MANRIKDCGRLDDLTRFATDCQRAETLGDLHGTIDAAVRDLGFRWFTLLHNIDLRRGDEQSLFLTTYPSAWLEEVLEERHYLEDPIHAACARTPSGLAWDRVGDVLELTPRQRGILDRARDHDLASGYSLPIRTPGEPEAIFTAARSRDEPLSAEEVLTARLLGSVAYDRARELLGERAGPLACVPLSPRQVECIALVAQGKSDWEIGQILGLSRDTVHEYVESARRRYGVRRRTQLVLRAVRDGHLNMEALL is encoded by the coding sequence ATGGCGAACAGGATAAAAGACTGCGGCCGCCTTGATGATCTCACGCGCTTTGCGACGGACTGTCAGCGTGCTGAAACCCTTGGCGATCTGCATGGCACGATCGATGCCGCCGTGCGCGATCTTGGCTTCCGCTGGTTCACGCTGCTTCACAATATCGACCTTCGGCGCGGCGACGAGCAAAGCCTGTTCCTCACAACCTATCCGTCGGCCTGGCTCGAGGAAGTGCTCGAAGAGCGCCATTATCTCGAAGATCCCATCCATGCGGCCTGCGCACGTACGCCCTCTGGACTGGCCTGGGACCGTGTCGGCGACGTGCTGGAGCTCACGCCGCGCCAGCGAGGCATCCTTGACCGCGCCCGGGATCATGACCTTGCATCGGGCTACAGTTTGCCGATCCGGACCCCGGGCGAGCCCGAGGCGATCTTCACTGCGGCCCGATCACGCGACGAGCCGCTGAGTGCAGAAGAGGTTCTGACCGCCCGTCTGCTCGGCTCGGTCGCTTATGATCGGGCGCGCGAGCTGCTTGGCGAAAGGGCAGGGCCATTGGCCTGCGTCCCTCTCAGTCCTCGCCAGGTCGAATGCATCGCGCTCGTCGCGCAAGGCAAAAGCGACTGGGAGATCGGCCAGATCCTCGGCCTCAGCCGCGATACCGTGCACGAATATGTTGAATCGGCCCGCAGGCGTTATGGCGTGCGACGACGCACGCAGCTGGTGCTGCGCGCGGTTCGCGATGGTCATCTCAACATGGAAGCGCTGCTCTGA
- a CDS encoding DUF2933 domain-containing protein: MGEHDHRMRKRGKIVLIGFLLVASFFLLTEHTAHFLGVLPYLILLACPLMHLFMHRGHGGHQHGHEPGQAPAGLPANPNGRIEGESR, encoded by the coding sequence ATGGGCGAACATGACCATCGCATGCGCAAGCGCGGCAAGATCGTTCTGATCGGCTTCCTGCTCGTCGCTAGCTTCTTCCTCCTCACCGAGCATACCGCGCACTTCCTGGGTGTGCTGCCCTATCTCATCCTGCTCGCCTGCCCGCTCATGCACCTGTTCATGCACCGCGGCCATGGTGGGCATCAGCATGGCCATGAGCCCGGTCAGGCACCCGCCGGCTTACCGGCCAATCCCAACGGCCGCATCGAAGGAGAGTCGCGATGA